The following coding sequences lie in one Musa acuminata AAA Group cultivar baxijiao chromosome BXJ3-1, Cavendish_Baxijiao_AAA, whole genome shotgun sequence genomic window:
- the LOC103997687 gene encoding uncharacterized protein LOC103997687: MVYCWGKAEEEEEEERQKVMMPWWDKKVVFPVKRAWVAIAARVKACKHGRGGIGVSAKVQAVGRAGDGILKLHDDVQTCGYEDVQVMWEMVRRSKTEGSNPSEQRKRRLGGHQPAPPDERPPVTRWSCFNITTANEVVEEEFKCTYGVSRTSSPMEDGGRKCRSKGLLCLCM, translated from the exons ATGGTTTACTGTTGGGGgaaagcagaggaggaggaggaggaggagcggcagAAGGTGATGATGCCGTGGTGGGACAAGAAGGTGGTGTTCCCGGTGAAGCGGGCCTGGGTCGCCATCGCCGCCCGGGTCAAAGCCTGCAAGCACG GCCGTGGTGGCATCGGAGTGTCCGCCAAGGTTCAGGCCGTGGGCAGAGCAG GCGATGGGATTCTGAAGCTTCACGACGACGTTCAAACGTGCGGGTACGAAGATGTGCAGGTGATGTGGGAAATGGTGAGGAGATCAAAGACGGAGGGGTCCAACCCATCCGAGCAGCGGAAGCGACGGCTTGGAGGCCATCAGCCTGCGCCTCCCGACGAACGTCCTCCTGTGACTCGATGGAGTTGCTTCAACATCACCACCGCCAATGAAGTGGTGGAAGAGGAG TTTAAGTGTACATATGGGGTTTCAAGAACTTCTTCTCCGATGGAAGATGGTGGAAGAAAGTGTCGATCGAAAGGACTCCTCTGTCTATGCATGTGA